A genomic segment from Acidobacteriota bacterium encodes:
- a CDS encoding SDR family oxidoreductase: protein MRLKNKVAIVTGGARGIGAAIAAGFAREGAEIVIGDKRDAPETLAAVEKAGGRGIYVKTDVAVQADCDALARAAADRFGAIDILVNNAGVLVTIKPFMEVTTGEWNEVMASNALGPFHCIKAVFPYMKEKGGRIINLSSGTIFEGVPGLPHYIASKGAVMALTRGMARELGEYGINVNAIAPGFTHSEGGDEFDRNKRFPSAPLDELQIPQRCVRRPLYPEDLVGTAVYLASDDSRCVSGQLILHDGGMSMH, encoded by the coding sequence ATGAGACTGAAAAACAAGGTCGCCATCGTTACGGGGGGAGCCCGGGGGATCGGTGCGGCGATCGCCGCCGGATTTGCCCGGGAAGGGGCCGAAATCGTCATAGGGGACAAGCGGGACGCGCCCGAGACCCTGGCGGCGGTCGAGAAGGCCGGGGGCCGGGGGATCTACGTGAAGACCGACGTGGCCGTCCAGGCCGATTGCGACGCGCTGGCCCGCGCGGCGGCCGACCGCTTCGGCGCCATCGACATCCTGGTGAACAACGCCGGGGTCCTGGTGACCATCAAGCCGTTCATGGAGGTCACCACCGGGGAGTGGAACGAGGTGATGGCGTCCAACGCGCTCGGCCCCTTCCACTGCATCAAGGCCGTCTTCCCCTACATGAAGGAAAAGGGGGGCCGGATCATCAACCTGTCCTCGGGCACCATCTTCGAGGGGGTGCCGGGGCTCCCCCACTACATCGCGTCCAAGGGGGCGGTGATGGCCCTGACCCGGGGGATGGCGCGCGAACTGGGGGAATACGGCATCAACGTGAACGCCATCGCCCCCGGCTTCACCCACTCCGAGGGGGGGGACGAATTCGACCGCAACAAGCGGTTCCCCTCCGCCCCCCTGGACGAGCTGCAGATCCCGCAGCGGTGCGTCCGCAGACCCCTCTACCCGGAGGACCTCGTGGGAACCGCCGTCTACCTGGCCTCCGACGACAGCCGCTGCGTTTCGGGCCAGCTCATCCTCCACGACGGGGGGA